A genomic region of Tsukamurella pulmonis contains the following coding sequences:
- a CDS encoding metallophosphoesterase family protein, with protein sequence MANLWAISDLHVGHRGNEGIVDLIRPAAPDDWLILAGDLCERTDQLDEVLSALAPRFATVIWVPGNHELYTTSKDPMQVFGETRYDHLVEICRHHGVLTPEDPFPVFEDAQAGPVTIVPMFLLYDYSFRDEGLTALQALARAKEKSVVATDEFLLSPEPYATRDAWCRARLEYTRRRLAALPAGTRTVLVNHWPLRREPTDVLFYPDFALWCGTTETRDWHVRYNAEAAVYGHLHIPRTTWYDGVRFEEVSVGYPREWNKRGLPDPLLRRILPAPEYTPESLGHYGVHFEVDPEYRDDPEKFAAERAAAQERLSDRRTAARERIAERRAARAKEGEQ encoded by the coding sequence GTGGCGAATCTCTGGGCGATCAGTGACCTGCACGTGGGTCATCGGGGGAACGAGGGGATCGTCGATCTCATCCGACCCGCCGCCCCCGACGACTGGCTCATCCTCGCCGGTGATCTGTGTGAGCGGACCGACCAGCTCGACGAGGTGCTCTCCGCCCTCGCGCCGCGGTTCGCGACGGTGATCTGGGTGCCGGGCAACCACGAGCTCTACACCACCTCCAAGGACCCCATGCAGGTCTTCGGTGAGACCCGCTACGACCACCTGGTCGAGATCTGCCGGCACCACGGCGTGCTCACGCCCGAGGACCCGTTCCCGGTCTTCGAGGACGCGCAGGCGGGGCCCGTCACGATCGTCCCGATGTTCCTGCTCTACGACTACAGCTTCCGCGACGAGGGACTGACCGCGCTGCAGGCCCTCGCGCGCGCGAAGGAGAAGAGCGTCGTCGCCACCGACGAGTTCCTGCTCTCCCCGGAGCCGTACGCCACGCGCGACGCCTGGTGCCGCGCCCGCCTCGAGTACACGCGTCGCCGGCTCGCGGCGCTGCCGGCGGGCACGCGCACCGTGTTGGTCAACCACTGGCCGTTGCGGCGCGAACCGACCGACGTGCTGTTCTACCCGGATTTCGCTCTCTGGTGCGGAACGACGGAGACCCGTGACTGGCACGTGCGGTACAACGCCGAGGCCGCGGTGTACGGCCACCTGCACATCCCACGCACCACCTGGTACGACGGCGTGCGCTTCGAGGAGGTCTCGGTCGGCTATCCGCGGGAGTGGAACAAGCGCGGCCTGCCCGATCCGCTTCTGCGGCGGATCCTGCCCGCGCCGGAGTACACCCCGGAGTCGCTCGGGCACTACGGCGTGCACTTCGAGGTGGACCCCGAGTACCGGGACGATCCGGAGAAGTTCGCCGCCGAGCGGGCCGCGGCCCAGGAACGGCTGAGCGACCGTCGCACCGCCGCACGGGAACGCATCGCCGAGCGCCGGGCGGCGCGGGCGAAGGAGGGGGAGCAGTGA
- the truB gene encoding tRNA pseudouridine(55) synthase TruB, translating into MTSARGFLEPDGAGLVIVDKPAGLTSHDVVARCRRAMGTRKVGHAGTLDPMATGVLVIGIERATKLLGHLALTTKAYSATVRLGASTSTDDAEGEITGGASAAAVTEQDVRTAMTPLTGAIEQVPSTVSAIKVDGKRAHQLVREGAEVQLKSRPVTVDEFAAHAFRRDGEYLDVDVSVECSSGTYVRALARDLGAALGVGGHLTALRRTRVGPYGLDHAITLDDLFETPRLSYGIDEAIAAGFATRTITDEQAVDLALGRWLDPVGMPGVYAAVTADGRAFALLQESGKRASSVFVVRPSA; encoded by the coding sequence ATGACCTCGGCGAGAGGATTCCTCGAACCCGACGGCGCCGGCCTGGTCATCGTCGACAAACCGGCGGGCTTGACCAGCCACGACGTCGTCGCGCGCTGCCGGCGCGCGATGGGCACCCGCAAGGTGGGCCACGCGGGCACTCTCGATCCCATGGCGACCGGTGTGCTGGTCATCGGTATCGAGCGCGCGACCAAGCTGCTCGGCCACCTCGCCCTGACCACCAAGGCCTACTCCGCCACCGTGCGGCTGGGGGCGTCCACGTCGACCGACGACGCCGAGGGCGAGATCACCGGCGGCGCTTCGGCCGCCGCGGTCACGGAGCAGGACGTGCGCACCGCGATGACGCCGCTCACCGGGGCGATCGAACAGGTCCCGTCCACCGTCAGTGCCATCAAGGTCGACGGTAAGCGCGCCCACCAGTTGGTGCGCGAGGGTGCGGAGGTACAGCTCAAGTCCCGCCCGGTCACCGTCGACGAGTTCGCGGCGCACGCGTTCCGGCGCGACGGCGAGTACCTCGACGTCGACGTGAGCGTCGAGTGCTCGTCGGGCACCTACGTGCGGGCGCTGGCCCGCGATCTGGGCGCCGCGCTCGGCGTGGGCGGACACCTCACCGCGCTGCGGCGCACCCGTGTCGGCCCGTACGGACTCGACCACGCGATCACCCTCGACGACCTCTTCGAGACGCCGCGCCTGTCCTACGGGATCGACGAGGCGATCGCCGCGGGCTTCGCCACGCGGACGATCACCGACGAGCAGGCCGTGGATCTGGCACTCGGCCGGTGGCTCGATCCCGTCGGCATGCCGGGCGTCTACGCCGCCGTCACCGCGGACGGGCGGGCCTTCGCGCTGCTGCAGGAGAGCGGCAAGCGCGCGAGCTCGGTGTTCGTGGTCCGCCCCTCGGCGTGA
- a CDS encoding ABC transporter substrate-binding protein, with amino-acid sequence MTIASRPNRRRFLAVTLAVATAATLAACGSGDSEAGPSDTRVVRHAMGETSVPVDPKRVVVIDSPHLDALVALGITPVGATVSSANDGFPGYLRDKLSGTVSVGSTTSPTIEEIAALRPDLIIGSKVRHEKMYAQLSGIAPTVFSVDTGTNWKEQANITASAVNRTAEMDTKLAELDARATAVGKQVGAPGTTLSIVRFRANGFRLYGPETFSGSVIASMGFSLPQKAWGQYSMIETSLENFAEIDGDTVFYTEGANAAATAKTVTGRWGALPAVAAGRAFAVEDETWMVGIGVLGAGRIIDDVQRLVKPKP; translated from the coding sequence ATGACCATCGCATCGCGCCCGAACCGCCGTCGATTCCTCGCCGTCACGCTCGCCGTGGCGACCGCCGCCACGCTCGCCGCGTGCGGATCCGGCGACTCCGAGGCCGGCCCGTCGGACACCCGTGTCGTCCGGCACGCGATGGGCGAGACCTCGGTCCCCGTCGACCCCAAGCGGGTCGTGGTGATCGACTCGCCGCACCTGGACGCCCTGGTGGCGCTCGGGATCACGCCCGTCGGCGCCACGGTCTCCTCGGCGAACGACGGCTTCCCGGGGTACCTGCGCGACAAGCTGAGCGGCACGGTCTCCGTCGGATCGACCACCTCCCCCACCATCGAGGAGATCGCCGCACTGCGCCCCGACCTCATCATCGGCTCGAAGGTGCGCCACGAGAAGATGTACGCGCAGCTCTCGGGCATCGCGCCGACCGTCTTCTCCGTGGACACGGGCACCAATTGGAAGGAGCAGGCGAACATCACCGCGTCGGCGGTCAACCGCACCGCGGAGATGGACACCAAGCTCGCCGAGCTCGACGCCCGCGCCACCGCGGTCGGCAAGCAGGTGGGCGCCCCCGGCACCACCCTCTCGATCGTGCGGTTCCGCGCCAACGGCTTCCGCCTCTACGGGCCCGAGACCTTCTCCGGCAGCGTCATCGCCTCGATGGGATTCAGCCTGCCGCAGAAGGCGTGGGGCCAGTACTCGATGATCGAGACCTCGCTGGAGAACTTCGCCGAGATCGACGGCGACACCGTGTTCTACACCGAGGGCGCCAACGCCGCCGCGACGGCGAAGACGGTGACCGGCCGATGGGGAGCGCTCCCCGCCGTGGCCGCCGGTCGCGCGTTCGCGGTCGAGGACGAGACCTGGATGGTCGGGATCGGGGTGCTCGGCGCCGGCCGCATCATCGACGACGTGCAGCGCCTCGTGAAGCCCAAGCCCTGA
- a CDS encoding 4'-phosphopantetheinyl transferase family protein codes for MLQSMLPRGVIAREAHGDVEAPLHPREAAQIAKAVPKRQAEYATVRHLAREALGELGIGDAVLVKGEGGGVDWPRNVVGALTHCDGYRGAVVGYRMGVRTVGIDAEPHLALPDKVLPTVSVESEREVLASRPDDGLHWDRLLFCAKEATYKAWNPITGRWLGFEDAEITFEVTDRTDDAAEGLFHSRILIDGRATDGGAPVASFDGRWRITDGLIVTSIAVV; via the coding sequence ATCCTGCAGTCCATGCTGCCGCGCGGCGTCATCGCCCGCGAGGCCCACGGCGACGTCGAGGCGCCGCTGCACCCGCGCGAGGCCGCGCAGATCGCCAAGGCCGTGCCCAAGCGGCAGGCCGAGTACGCGACGGTGCGTCATCTGGCCCGGGAGGCGCTGGGCGAGTTGGGCATCGGCGACGCCGTGCTCGTCAAGGGCGAGGGCGGCGGCGTGGACTGGCCCCGCAACGTGGTCGGTGCGCTGACCCACTGCGACGGCTACCGCGGGGCCGTCGTCGGCTACCGGATGGGTGTGCGCACCGTCGGGATCGACGCGGAGCCGCACCTCGCGCTGCCCGACAAGGTGCTGCCCACCGTCTCCGTCGAGTCCGAGCGCGAGGTGCTCGCCTCGCGCCCCGACGACGGACTGCACTGGGACCGGCTGCTGTTCTGCGCCAAGGAGGCCACCTACAAGGCGTGGAACCCGATCACGGGCCGCTGGTTGGGCTTCGAGGACGCCGAGATCACCTTCGAGGTCACCGACCGCACCGACGACGCCGCCGAGGGACTCTTCCACTCGCGGATCCTCATCGACGGGCGGGCGACCGACGGCGGCGCCCCCGTCGCGTCCTTCGACGGCCGGTGGCGGATCACCGACGGCCTCATCGTCACCTCGATCGCGGTGGTCTGA